The following DNA comes from Nitrogeniibacter aestuarii.
CGATCAGGCGTCGCGCCGCTTCGCTGTTGCCGCGGTCGACGCGTAGCCCGCCGATCTCGATTTCGCCGGCGCTGGGGGCAAAGATGCCGAGCAGCAGATTCATGAGCGTGGTCTTTCCGCAGCCCGAGGGCCCGACGATGGCGACCGACTGCCCGGCGGGGATGCTCAGGTCGATGCCATCGAGCACATAGGGGTCGGTATCGGCGTAGCGGAAGCGCAGCTGGCGCAGACGAACCTCGACCCCGTCCGTGGTGGGGGCGTTCGGGTTCGATGGTGGCGGGGGCGCGCCCGCTTCGGGTGCTTCGAGCACGATGTCGGCCAGCCGCTCGCCCTGGACGCGCAGCATGCGCATTTCGAAATAGCGTTCGATCAGGCCGGCGATGCGCTGGTCGAACTGGTCCTTGTAGGCTTTGAAGGCCATGAGCATGCCGACGGTCATGACCCCGTCGAGGACTTCCCGCGCGCCCAGCCAGATGACGACGATGGTCACCAGGCCGAAGAGCAGACCATTGGCGGTGTCGAAGGCGATGCCCAGTCGCTGGGTGCGCACCGAGGCGTTGACCTGGTCGGCCACCAGGGTGAGCCAGCTGGCGCGCCGTTCTTCCTGTCGCCCGAACAGTTTCACGGCCTTGATGCCGCGCACGGTTTCGAGGAAATGGCTGTGCTGCCGGGCCTCGTGCACGATTTCCTCTTCCGTGGCATTGCGCAGGGGACGGAACCAGACAATGCGGATCAGGCTGTAACCGACCATGGCCGCGAGCGCGAATCCGGCCAGCGGCGGGCTGTAGAGGAACATCATGACCACGGTCAGGATCGACATCAGCCCGTCGAGTACGGCGGAGAAAAAGGCGGTGGTGAGCACCCGCTGGATCTCGTCCACCGATCCGAACCGGGAAACGATGTCACCCAGGTGGCGGCGCTCGAAATACACCATGGGCAGGCGCAGCAGGTGCGAGAACACGTTGGCGCGCCATTGCAGCTTCAGGTCGGTGCCCACGTGCAGCAGTATCCAGGCGCGCAGCGTGGAGAAAACGTACTGGACGATGAGCAGCAGCCCGAACCCCAGCGCCAGCGTGGTGAGCAGGTCGCGGTCGGCCGAGACGAGCACATGATCGATGACCCACTGCAGATAGAAGGGGCTGACCAGTGCGAACACCTCGAGGACGAGGGCGAGTGTCAGGATCTGGCCCGCGGCGCCGAACAGGCCGTCCACGCGGCCGATCAGGTCGCGAAAGCGGATGCTCGGTGGCGCGGCGGAGGGGCGGAATGCGGGCGTCGGCCACAGTTCGAGGGCGACGCCGGTGAAGCTGCGCGAGACCTCGTCCATGGGGATGCGGCGCTCACCGCTGGCCGGGTCGTGAATCGTGATGTGTCGCGGGCCGACGCGTTTGAGCACGACAAAGTGATTCATGTTCCAGTGCAGGATGCACGGGAGGCGCAGTTCCGACAGGTCTTCCAGGTCCAGTCGCAGGGGTCGGCTCGCCAGCCCCAGCTCATGGGCCACGGCGAGCAACTGCCCGAGCGTGGCGCCGTGTTGTGACACCGGGAAGCGACGGCGAAGCCGGGCGAGGTCGGTGCGAAAACCGTGATAGCCGGCGACCATCCCCAAGCAGGCCAGGCCACATTCGGTGGCTTCGGTTTGCAGCATGAGCGGCAGGCGGCGGCCGAGGCCGAAGAAAACGGTCGGTAGTGTCATGGGTCGGTCAGAGTCGCCCGCTGAGGCTCAGCAAAGGTTCGAGCGCCCATTCGTAGAGCTGGCGCTTCTCCTGCATCAGGTCGGCCTCGACGCGCATGCCCACCTGGAGCGGTCGGGACTGGCCATAGGCGTGGATGGCCTGTGCGGGCAGTGACACCGTGATCCGGTAAAGCGATTCGCCTGCCCCGGTCGGGCTGGCGCCGATGTCGAGGGTGGCAAGCTCTTGCGGGCTGAGGGCTGCACGGGTGATCTGGGCGACCTGACCTTCGAGATGACCGAACTTCTGGTAGGGGAAGGCATCGAGCCGGATCATGGCGCGATCACCCGGCCGGGTGAAGCCGACGGCGCGGCTGGGGGCGAACAGGTGCGCCTGCAGCGTGGCGCCTTCGGGGATGACGGCGACCAGCGGCCGGCTGGCGCTGGCCGTCTGGCCAAGCTCGGCGGACACCGCGGTGACAATGCCGTCGCGCGGTGCGGTGACCACCAGCCGCCGGCGCAGTTCGCTCTCGGTCAGCTCCTGGTCGGTGGCCGCGATGCGTCGTTCCAGGTCGGCACGCTGTTGCTCGAACTCGATCGGCTGGCGCTCCTGCTCGCTATCGATGAGGGCGATCTCGCGGGTGAGGGTGAGGCGATCTCGTTGCAGCGCCTGAAGTCGCGAGCGCTGGTCGATCCAGTCCGCTTCGCGCAACTGGACCTGTTCGCCGGCGATGTAATCCTTGGCGAGCAGGTCCCGGTAGCGTGACAGGGTGTCTTCGGCCAGCGCGATACGGTTGCGCTGGCCGGCGATGGACTGGTCGAGCACGCGCAGCTCGTTCTGGAACAGCTCACGCTT
Coding sequences within:
- a CDS encoding peptidase domain-containing ABC transporter, with translation MTLPTVFFGLGRRLPLMLQTEATECGLACLGMVAGYHGFRTDLARLRRRFPVSQHGATLGQLLAVAHELGLASRPLRLDLEDLSELRLPCILHWNMNHFVVLKRVGPRHITIHDPASGERRIPMDEVSRSFTGVALELWPTPAFRPSAAPPSIRFRDLIGRVDGLFGAAGQILTLALVLEVFALVSPFYLQWVIDHVLVSADRDLLTTLALGFGLLLIVQYVFSTLRAWILLHVGTDLKLQWRANVFSHLLRLPMVYFERRHLGDIVSRFGSVDEIQRVLTTAFFSAVLDGLMSILTVVMMFLYSPPLAGFALAAMVGYSLIRIVWFRPLRNATEEEIVHEARQHSHFLETVRGIKAVKLFGRQEERRASWLTLVADQVNASVRTQRLGIAFDTANGLLFGLVTIVVIWLGAREVLDGVMTVGMLMAFKAYKDQFDQRIAGLIERYFEMRMLRVQGERLADIVLEAPEAGAPPPPSNPNAPTTDGVEVRLRQLRFRYADTDPYVLDGIDLSIPAGQSVAIVGPSGCGKTTLMNLLLGIFAPSAGEIEIGGLRVDRGNSEAARRLIGTVTQDDTLFAGSIADNICFFDPHADRARIEACARMAHIHDDIARMAMGYNTLIGDMGTVLSGGQKQRVFLARALYKQPQLLILDEATSHLDVALETAVNEAVKALPLTRIIIAHRPETILSADRVITLYDGAIAEDEPVSALRARHAES
- a CDS encoding HlyD family secretion protein produces the protein MQDDALFRPEALDAQRTQWLGPVTLRRPPSFRTLTLVALLCGIALVCFAIFGSYTKRSTISGELSPLGGFAKVFPTQSGIVIEKHAHEGQRVKAGDVLYVLSLDRPGQTGGDSLARISRQVEQRRGSLTRELAELGRLHAEQRSALAHKRELFQNELRVLDQSIAGQRNRIALAEDTLSRYRDLLAKDYIAGEQVQLREADWIDQRSRLQALQRDRLTLTREIALIDSEQERQPIEFEQQRADLERRIAATDQELTESELRRRLVVTAPRDGIVTAVSAELGQTASASRPLVAVIPEGATLQAHLFAPSRAVGFTRPGDRAMIRLDAFPYQKFGHLEGQVAQITRAALSPQELATLDIGASPTGAGESLYRITVSLPAQAIHAYGQSRPLQVGMRVEADLMQEKRQLYEWALEPLLSLSGRL